A window from Actinomycetospora corticicola encodes these proteins:
- a CDS encoding alpha/beta-hydrolase family protein, translating into MPRVDADELVTDPHPASGDPDTDTGPLHGTRPRPPAAHVVHRGPGPLDRRGLRWLRVDALGLTVAVAFGSLAMTPSLIPRDWMVQGLATGLSAAAGYGVGTTLWFLIRRTHVGLRLVAHARGWVPRRVRLVAWPILLVASAVVVAIALVAGVHWQRELAVLVGMEPPTLLGYSRAVPLGIVVAILPIALVRLVRHADHVLVRGLRRYARLPRRIAAAVAVVLLAVILSAFLNQVVLGGTLAVVDQAFSGVNDETYPGFDQPTDPRRSGSPASLVPWQTLGKEGRRFVAAGLDPAILARAGNRPAVEPIRAYVGLESAPDAQSRADLAVAELDREGAFARPVVAVITTTGTGWVDDPVSNSLEAMYGGNTAMVATQYSYLPSWLSFLFDGPRAEEAGRLLIDAVHARIEAIPEGQPRPRMLVFGESLGSQGSEAAFSSLADVRANTDGALWVGPPNSNRLWSQIVTRRDPGSPEILPTYSDGLVVRFAADGGSATVAQTPPTPWITPHVLYLQHASDPVVWWSPRLLWERPDWLVERRGPDVLGAMSWYPVITFWQVTIDLVNAVDVPPGHGHVYAGEVLDGWAAIGAPQGWTAADTARVQQALVGTSASTAAG; encoded by the coding sequence GTGCCCAGGGTCGACGCGGACGAACTCGTGACCGACCCGCACCCGGCGTCGGGAGACCCGGACACCGACACCGGGCCCCTGCACGGCACCCGGCCCCGCCCGCCGGCCGCACACGTCGTGCACCGCGGCCCGGGACCGCTCGACCGGCGCGGCCTGCGCTGGCTGCGCGTGGACGCCCTCGGACTGACCGTCGCGGTCGCCTTCGGCTCGCTCGCGATGACGCCGTCGCTGATCCCGCGGGACTGGATGGTGCAGGGCCTCGCGACGGGACTCTCCGCCGCGGCCGGCTACGGCGTGGGCACCACGCTGTGGTTCCTCATCCGGCGCACCCACGTCGGCCTGCGGCTCGTCGCCCACGCCCGCGGCTGGGTGCCACGACGGGTGCGGCTGGTCGCGTGGCCGATCCTGCTCGTCGCCTCCGCGGTGGTCGTGGCGATCGCCCTCGTCGCCGGGGTGCACTGGCAGCGGGAGCTGGCGGTGCTGGTGGGCATGGAGCCGCCGACCCTGCTCGGCTACTCGCGGGCGGTCCCCCTCGGGATCGTCGTCGCGATCCTGCCGATCGCGCTCGTCCGGCTCGTGCGCCACGCCGACCACGTGCTCGTACGCGGGCTGCGCCGCTACGCCCGGCTGCCGCGGCGGATCGCCGCCGCCGTGGCGGTCGTGCTGCTCGCCGTGATCCTGTCGGCCTTCCTCAACCAGGTCGTCCTGGGCGGCACCCTCGCCGTCGTCGACCAGGCCTTCTCCGGCGTGAACGACGAGACCTACCCCGGCTTCGACCAGCCGACGGACCCCCGGCGGTCCGGCTCGCCGGCCTCGCTGGTGCCCTGGCAGACCCTCGGCAAGGAGGGTCGCCGCTTCGTCGCCGCCGGTCTCGACCCCGCGATCCTGGCCCGCGCCGGCAACCGACCCGCCGTCGAGCCGATCCGCGCCTACGTCGGTCTCGAGTCGGCCCCGGACGCGCAGAGCCGCGCCGACCTCGCCGTCGCCGAGCTCGACCGCGAGGGCGCCTTCGCCCGACCGGTGGTCGCGGTCATCACGACGACGGGCACGGGCTGGGTCGACGACCCGGTGTCGAACTCGCTGGAGGCGATGTACGGCGGGAACACCGCCATGGTCGCCACGCAGTACTCCTACCTGCCGAGCTGGCTGTCGTTCCTGTTCGACGGTCCGCGCGCGGAGGAGGCCGGCCGGCTGCTCATCGACGCGGTCCACGCCCGCATCGAGGCGATCCCGGAGGGTCAGCCCCGGCCCCGGATGCTCGTGTTCGGCGAGAGCCTCGGGTCGCAGGGGTCGGAGGCGGCCTTCTCCTCGCTCGCCGACGTCCGCGCCAACACCGACGGCGCGCTGTGGGTCGGCCCGCCGAACTCCAACCGGCTGTGGTCGCAGATCGTCACCCGGCGCGACCCGGGCTCGCCGGAGATCCTGCCGACCTACTCCGACGGCCTCGTGGTGCGCTTCGCCGCCGACGGGGGCAGCGCCACCGTCGCGCAGACCCCGCCGACGCCGTGGATCACCCCGCACGTCCTCTACCTGCAGCACGCCTCCGACCCCGTCGTCTGGTGGTCGCCCCGCCTGCTCTGGGAGCGGCCGGACTGGCTCGTCGAGCGCCGCGGCCCCGACGTCCTCGGCGCGATGAGCTGGTACCCGGTGATCACCTTCTGGCAGGTGACGATCGACCTGGTCAACGCCGTCGACGTGCCGCCCGGGCACGGCCACGTGTACGCGGGCGAGGTGCTGGACGGCTGGGCGGCGATCGGCGCCCCCCAGGGCTGGACGGCCGCCGACACCGCGCGGGTCCAGCAGGCCCTCGTCGGCACCTCGGCGAGCACCGCCGCCGGCTGA
- a CDS encoding CPBP family intramembrane glutamic endopeptidase: MTVALPAAPARRVPAVVVLSAVVAAVAVVLVAWNNLLVPALPADPVVRMIANVVGVLVLVLAARAGGLTWRDLGLCPTTWRAGIRWGGAAVGVAALGYAAAFLLPATRPLLENPGVESSSSSQLVLRALLLIPVGTVLCEELAFRGVLHGLTERAWAGRLWAGRGVVFAVASAFAVWHLAGALAAPVGGVPVFGVLVVLLVTALGGVVMSVVRRRTGSLFASIGIHLGTNVVGLVAVLLATR, translated from the coding sequence ATGACCGTCGCCCTCCCCGCCGCGCCTGCACGTCGCGTCCCCGCCGTCGTCGTCCTCTCCGCCGTCGTGGCGGCCGTCGCCGTGGTGCTGGTCGCCTGGAACAACCTCCTGGTGCCGGCCCTGCCCGCCGACCCCGTCGTCCGGATGATCGCCAACGTCGTCGGGGTGCTGGTGCTCGTGCTGGCCGCGCGCGCGGGCGGCCTGACGTGGCGGGACCTCGGCCTGTGCCCGACGACGTGGCGGGCCGGGATCCGCTGGGGCGGTGCCGCCGTCGGCGTGGCCGCCCTGGGCTACGCGGCCGCGTTCCTGCTGCCGGCGACCCGCCCGCTGCTCGAGAACCCCGGCGTGGAGTCCAGCTCGTCCTCCCAGCTCGTGCTCCGGGCGCTGCTGCTCATCCCGGTCGGCACCGTGCTCTGCGAGGAGCTGGCGTTCCGCGGGGTGCTGCACGGGCTCACCGAACGGGCCTGGGCGGGGCGACTGTGGGCCGGGCGCGGCGTGGTGTTCGCGGTGGCCTCTGCGTTCGCGGTGTGGCACCTCGCGGGCGCGCTGGCCGCGCCGGTGGGCGGCGTGCCGGTGTTCGGCGTGCTCGTGGTGCTCCTGGTGACCGCGCTGGGCGGCGTGGTGATGTCGGTGGTGCGCCGCCGGACCGGGTCGCTGTTCGCCTCCATCGGCATCCACCTGGGCACCAACGTCGTCGGGCTCGTCGCGGTCCTGCTCGCCACCCGCTGA
- a CDS encoding MFS transporter, with protein sequence MAQADVGARPGASPALVVAVLSSVGLIASLCMTLVVPIVPQLPALLSTTPANASWVITATLLGGAVATPIAGRLGDMIGKRRVLVATLALLVVGALICALTSSLVPVLVGRSLQGVAVSAVPLGISLMRDALPPERLGSGIALMSATLGIGGGLGLPLSALIVQIADWHALFWTAAALGAAGIVLILAVIPESAQRSGGRFDAVGAVALTVGLVLGLLAISKGAEWGWGSATTLGSAIGAVVVLLAWGLWELRTRDPIVDLRVTVRRAVLVPNLVSVPVGVAMFTGMVTFPQLLQAPTSSGYGLGLSLLAAGLVLAPNGVVMMVMSPVTARVSARFGPRTSLQLGLVIIVIAYALGTMLLSQPWHVALVISLVGAGVALAYGSLPDLIMRAVPTDKTAAANGLNTLMRSVGTSTASAVAAVVLSAMVIRTPSFNGPSLAGLQTTLWIAAGCGLVALVATTLIPVLPRSRSVDSTVVETEVGLPDDGRGPAVHGHVRLAGGAPASEAHVTLVDLHGRQLAVVPVEPDGAFCAPVDHPETVLVIASGPGGRPTAQHVSPAERSAPRDLVLAR encoded by the coding sequence GTGGCGCAGGCTGACGTCGGAGCTCGGCCGGGAGCATCACCCGCGCTGGTCGTCGCGGTGCTCTCGTCGGTGGGGCTGATCGCCTCGCTGTGCATGACGCTGGTGGTGCCGATCGTCCCCCAGCTGCCCGCCCTGCTGTCGACGACGCCGGCGAATGCCTCCTGGGTGATCACGGCGACCCTGCTCGGCGGCGCGGTCGCGACCCCCATCGCCGGCCGCCTCGGCGACATGATCGGCAAGCGCCGGGTCCTCGTCGCCACCCTCGCCCTGCTCGTCGTCGGCGCGTTGATCTGCGCCCTGACGTCGTCGCTCGTCCCGGTCCTCGTCGGGCGCTCGCTGCAGGGCGTCGCGGTCAGCGCGGTGCCGCTGGGCATCAGCCTGATGCGCGACGCACTGCCCCCGGAGCGACTCGGCTCCGGCATCGCGCTGATGAGTGCGACCCTCGGCATCGGCGGCGGGCTCGGCCTGCCGCTCTCCGCGCTCATCGTGCAGATCGCCGACTGGCACGCCCTGTTCTGGACCGCCGCCGCCCTCGGCGCGGCCGGCATCGTGCTGATCCTCGCCGTCATCCCCGAGTCCGCGCAGCGCTCCGGGGGCCGGTTCGACGCCGTGGGCGCCGTCGCGCTCACGGTCGGTCTGGTGCTCGGCCTCCTCGCGATCTCCAAGGGGGCGGAGTGGGGCTGGGGCAGCGCCACCACCCTGGGCTCCGCGATCGGCGCGGTCGTCGTGCTGCTCGCCTGGGGTCTCTGGGAGCTCCGCACGCGCGATCCGATCGTCGACCTGCGCGTCACCGTCCGCCGCGCCGTGCTCGTGCCCAACCTGGTCTCGGTGCCGGTCGGCGTCGCGATGTTCACCGGCATGGTGACCTTCCCGCAGCTGCTGCAGGCCCCGACGTCGTCGGGCTACGGGCTGGGGCTCTCGCTGCTCGCCGCCGGCCTCGTCCTGGCCCCGAACGGCGTCGTCATGATGGTGATGTCCCCGGTCACCGCCCGGGTCTCGGCCCGCTTCGGGCCCCGCACCTCGCTGCAGCTCGGGCTCGTGATCATCGTGATCGCCTACGCCCTCGGCACGATGCTGCTCTCGCAGCCGTGGCACGTGGCGCTGGTGATCTCGCTGGTCGGCGCGGGTGTCGCCCTGGCCTACGGCTCGCTGCCGGACCTGATCATGCGCGCCGTCCCCACCGACAAGACCGCCGCCGCGAACGGGCTCAACACCCTCATGCGGTCGGTGGGCACGTCGACCGCCTCCGCGGTGGCCGCGGTCGTGCTCTCGGCGATGGTGATCCGGACCCCGTCGTTCAACGGTCCCTCCCTCGCCGGCCTGCAGACCACGCTCTGGATCGCCGCCGGGTGCGGCCTCGTCGCCCTCGTCGCGACGACGCTGATCCCGGTCCTGCCGCGCTCCCGGTCGGTCGACTCGACGGTGGTCGAGACCGAGGTCGGACTTCCCGACGACGGGCGTGGTCCCGCCGTGCACGGGCACGTCCGGCTCGCCGGGGGCGCCCCGGCGTCCGAGGCGCACGTGACGCTGGTGGACCTCCACGGCCGTCAGCTCGCCGTCGTGCCGGTGGAGCCCGACGGGGCCTTCTGCGCCCCGGTGGACCACCCGGAGACCGTGCTCGTGATCGCGAGCGGGCCGGGTGGACGCCCGACCGCCCAGCACGTGTCGCCCGCCGAGCGCTCGGCGCCGCGGGACCTGGTGCTCGCCCGCTAG
- a CDS encoding DNA-formamidopyrimidine glycosylase family protein — protein sequence MPEGDTVFLAGRRLDDALAGKELTRGELRHPRLIGHDLAGRTVENVVSVGKHLFTRFDDGRSLHSHFRMDGSWHLYRPGRPWRGADHEIRAILAVEDRVAVGFRLHDLELLPTDEEDRFVGHLGPDLLGEGWDDAASDEVLRRLRADPDRELGTALLDQRVACGVGNLYKAEICFLLKVSPWTKVGDLSDRQTEDAVSWSRKLLLRNAWRPEQSTTGDLGEGAQHWVFERGGRNCRRCRDVVRVARQDDGTKDAEDRVAYWCPTCQPGPHPDVPRVRGGRRPQQQTGRRARY from the coding sequence ATGCCCGAGGGTGACACCGTGTTCCTCGCCGGCCGGCGCCTCGACGACGCGCTGGCCGGGAAGGAGCTGACCCGCGGCGAGCTGCGGCACCCGCGGCTCATCGGGCACGACCTCGCGGGGCGGACCGTCGAGAACGTGGTCAGCGTCGGCAAGCACCTGTTCACCCGGTTCGACGACGGGCGCAGCCTGCACAGCCACTTCCGCATGGACGGCTCGTGGCACCTCTACCGGCCCGGCCGCCCATGGCGCGGGGCCGACCACGAGATCCGGGCGATCCTGGCCGTGGAGGACCGGGTGGCGGTCGGGTTCCGGCTGCACGACCTCGAGTTGCTGCCCACCGACGAGGAGGACCGCTTCGTCGGCCACCTCGGGCCCGACCTGCTCGGCGAGGGCTGGGACGACGCCGCGTCCGACGAGGTGCTCCGCCGGCTGCGGGCCGACCCCGACCGCGAGCTCGGCACGGCCCTGCTCGACCAGCGGGTGGCCTGCGGGGTCGGCAACCTCTACAAGGCCGAGATCTGCTTCCTGCTCAAGGTCTCGCCGTGGACGAAGGTCGGCGACCTCTCCGACCGGCAGACCGAGGACGCCGTCAGCTGGTCGCGCAAGCTGCTGCTGCGCAACGCGTGGCGCCCGGAGCAGTCGACGACCGGTGACCTCGGCGAGGGCGCCCAGCACTGGGTGTTCGAGCGGGGCGGCCGGAACTGCCGCCGGTGCCGGGACGTCGTGCGGGTGGCCCGGCAGGACGACGGCACGAAGGACGCCGAGGACCGGGTCGCCTACTGGTGCCCGACCTGCCAGCCCGGCCCGCACCCCGACGTGCCGCGTGTCCGGGGCGGGCGGCGCCCGCAGCAGCAGACGGGTCGACGGGCCCGGTACTGA
- a CDS encoding M28 family peptidase — MRRSGLVAVSVFVVLVVAACGGTTAPTAAAPPTPDAGLPARLENEVTGDGAFAHLQQFADIAARNGGNRASGSPGHEQSVDYVADRLRQAGWQVETPSFPFDVFDARAQTLTVAGAPGPAVVALTYARPTPPGGLNAPLVALPDAPADPTPACEASDFPATVRGAVVLARRGVCPFTQKQQLAADAGAAALLVANTEDGPLNGTLGSVAEARLPVAGLTKSDGDALFARSGSPVTLVLDTTTETRQTRNVIAQTTTGRTDEVVMAGAHLDSVPEGPGINDNGTGSAALLETALRLGGAPAVTNAVRLGWWGAEELGLLGAEAYVAGLDVERKRDIALLLNFDMVGSPNAGYFAYDGDDSDRVGAPAGPPGSAAIERRMLTALGQVGVQGQGTDFDGRSDYGPFIAAGIPAGGLFTGAEERKSPEQAAQWGGRGGESFDPNYHTARDDLANVDRVALDRNVRAIAGVIGGYALDLTGPDGVPSRAQRQPR, encoded by the coding sequence ATGAGGCGCTCGGGGCTGGTCGCGGTGTCGGTGTTCGTCGTCCTCGTGGTCGCGGCCTGCGGCGGCACGACCGCGCCCACGGCCGCCGCGCCCCCGACCCCCGACGCGGGGCTCCCGGCTCGCCTCGAGAACGAGGTGACCGGCGACGGCGCCTTCGCCCACCTGCAGCAGTTCGCCGACATCGCCGCACGCAACGGCGGCAACCGCGCCTCCGGCTCCCCGGGCCACGAGCAGAGCGTCGACTACGTGGCCGACCGCCTCCGTCAGGCCGGGTGGCAGGTCGAGACGCCGAGCTTCCCCTTCGACGTGTTCGACGCCCGGGCCCAGACGCTCACCGTCGCGGGGGCACCCGGACCCGCCGTCGTGGCCCTGACCTACGCCCGGCCCACCCCACCCGGCGGCCTGAACGCTCCGCTGGTGGCGCTGCCGGACGCCCCGGCCGACCCGACCCCGGCCTGCGAGGCGAGCGACTTCCCGGCGACCGTGCGGGGCGCCGTCGTCCTCGCTCGCCGCGGGGTCTGCCCGTTCACGCAGAAGCAGCAGCTCGCAGCGGACGCCGGCGCGGCGGCCCTGCTGGTGGCCAACACCGAGGACGGCCCGCTCAACGGCACGTTGGGCTCGGTCGCCGAGGCCCGCCTCCCCGTCGCGGGCCTGACGAAGTCCGACGGCGACGCGCTCTTCGCCCGGAGCGGCAGCCCGGTCACCCTCGTGCTCGACACCACCACCGAGACCCGGCAGACCCGCAACGTGATCGCGCAGACCACCACCGGCCGCACCGACGAGGTCGTCATGGCCGGCGCCCACCTCGACAGCGTCCCCGAGGGGCCGGGCATCAACGACAACGGCACCGGGTCGGCGGCGCTGCTGGAGACCGCGCTGCGCCTCGGCGGCGCGCCCGCGGTGACCAACGCCGTGCGCCTCGGCTGGTGGGGCGCCGAGGAGCTGGGGCTGCTGGGGGCCGAGGCCTACGTCGCCGGGCTCGACGTCGAGCGGAAGCGGGACATCGCGCTGCTGCTCAACTTCGACATGGTGGGCTCGCCGAACGCCGGCTACTTCGCCTACGACGGGGACGACTCCGACCGGGTCGGCGCCCCCGCGGGCCCGCCGGGGTCGGCCGCGATCGAGCGCCGGATGCTGACCGCGCTCGGGCAGGTCGGGGTGCAGGGCCAGGGCACCGACTTCGACGGCCGGTCGGACTACGGCCCGTTCATCGCCGCCGGGATCCCGGCCGGCGGGCTGTTCACCGGCGCCGAGGAGCGCAAGTCCCCGGAGCAGGCCGCGCAGTGGGGCGGCCGGGGAGGAGAATCGTTCGACCCGAACTACCACACCGCCCGCGACGACCTGGCCAACGTCGACCGGGTCGCCCTGGACCGGAACGTCCGCGCGATCGCCGGAGTCATCGGCGGCTACGCCCTCGACCTCACCGGCCCCGACGGCGTCCCGTCCCGCGCGCAGCGTCAGCCGCGGTAG
- a CDS encoding PspA/IM30 family protein, with product MANPFVKAWKYFLAAFSSKIDEHADPKVQIQQAIEDAQRQHQALSQQAASVIGNQRQLEMKLNRQLGDIEKLQSSARQALTMADQARAKGDEQAAAQYEQSAQAFATQLVTAEQNVEDLKTLHDQSIGAAQQAKAAVERNAMVLQQKLSERTKLLSQLEQAKMQEQVSNSLRQMSEVAAPGNTPSLDEVRDKIEKRYTTALGQAELAQNSVQGRMLEVQQASTDFAGQSRLDQIRASMQGPGQVTQGQPAAGQTQPAQPAPAQPTQQYAPPQQN from the coding sequence ATGGCCAACCCCTTCGTGAAGGCCTGGAAGTACTTCCTGGCAGCGTTCTCGTCGAAGATCGACGAGCACGCGGACCCCAAGGTGCAGATCCAGCAGGCGATCGAGGACGCCCAGCGCCAGCACCAGGCGCTGTCGCAGCAGGCGGCCTCGGTGATCGGCAACCAGCGGCAGCTGGAGATGAAGCTGAACCGCCAGCTGGGCGACATCGAGAAGCTGCAGTCGTCGGCGCGGCAGGCGCTGACGATGGCGGACCAGGCTCGCGCCAAGGGCGACGAGCAGGCCGCCGCGCAGTACGAGCAGTCGGCGCAGGCGTTCGCCACGCAGTTGGTGACCGCCGAGCAGAACGTCGAGGACCTCAAGACGCTGCACGATCAGTCGATCGGCGCGGCGCAGCAGGCCAAGGCGGCCGTCGAGCGCAACGCGATGGTCCTGCAGCAGAAGCTGTCCGAGCGCACCAAGCTGCTCAGCCAGCTCGAGCAGGCCAAGATGCAGGAGCAGGTGTCGAACTCGCTGCGCCAGATGAGCGAGGTCGCGGCGCCGGGCAACACGCCGTCCCTGGACGAGGTCCGCGACAAGATCGAGAAGCGGTACACCACCGCCCTCGGTCAGGCGGAGCTCGCGCAGAACAGCGTGCAGGGCCGGATGCTCGAGGTTCAGCAGGCCTCGACCGACTTCGCCGGGCAGAGCCGTCTGGACCAGATCCGGGCGTCGATGCAGGGCCCCGGTCAGGTCACGCAGGGCCAGCCCGCCGCCGGGCAGACCCAGCCGGCGCAGCCCGCCCCGGCGCAGCCGACGCAGCAGTACGCGCCGCCGCAGCAGAACTGA
- a CDS encoding helix-turn-helix domain-containing protein, with amino-acid sequence MALLLREAIGGTIRRARTERRRTLRDVSRDARVSLGYLSEIERGRKEPSSELLAAICEALALPLPDLLDDVAATMRPAPAEARRPARLAERRLAVDPALRSAVEEAFEGAPAEGGEAAAAEPPAAEVVDLVETVDGVDATTDEAAEDEPTGELRLVELVTLGRTDTVRSAA; translated from the coding sequence ATGGCGCTGTTGTTGCGCGAGGCGATCGGCGGCACGATCCGTCGCGCCCGCACCGAGCGTCGGCGGACCCTGCGGGACGTCTCGCGGGACGCACGGGTGAGCCTCGGCTACCTGTCGGAGATCGAGCGCGGCCGCAAGGAGCCCTCGAGCGAGCTGCTGGCGGCGATCTGCGAGGCCCTGGCGCTCCCGCTGCCCGATCTGCTGGACGACGTCGCGGCCACCATGCGCCCGGCGCCGGCGGAGGCCCGCCGTCCGGCGCGGCTGGCCGAGCGGCGCCTCGCCGTGGACCCGGCCCTGCGCTCGGCGGTCGAGGAGGCCTTCGAGGGCGCTCCGGCCGAGGGCGGCGAGGCCGCTGCGGCGGAGCCGCCGGCCGCGGAGGTGGTGGACCTGGTGGAGACCGTCGACGGGGTCGACGCGACCACGGACGAGGCTGCGGAGGACGAGCCGACGGGCGAGCTCCGTCTGGTCGAACTGGTGACGCTGGGTCGCACCGACACGGTGCGATCCGCGGCCTGA
- the pgsA gene encoding CDP-diacylglycerol--glycerol-3-phosphate 3-phosphatidyltransferase, protein MGPVDRKPVPLVNIANALTVVRLVLVPVFLVALFTAGGHDAGWRWAAFGVFALASVTDTFDGEFARRWELVTDFGKIADPIADKALVGAALVGLSVLGEVGWWVTIVIAVRELGVTLLRFWVLRHGVIPASRGGKVKTVLQTLALGLAIMPLPTWAAPGVATLFLLAVVVTVVTGLDYVAQAVRLRRAALH, encoded by the coding sequence GTGGGTCCGGTGGATCGCAAGCCTGTTCCGCTGGTCAACATCGCCAACGCGCTCACCGTGGTGCGGCTGGTGCTGGTCCCGGTCTTCCTGGTGGCGCTCTTCACGGCCGGGGGCCACGACGCCGGGTGGCGCTGGGCCGCGTTCGGCGTCTTCGCCCTGGCGTCGGTCACCGACACCTTCGACGGCGAGTTCGCCCGCCGGTGGGAGCTGGTCACCGACTTCGGCAAGATCGCCGACCCGATCGCCGACAAGGCGCTGGTCGGTGCCGCCCTCGTCGGGCTGTCGGTCCTGGGCGAGGTGGGCTGGTGGGTGACGATCGTCATCGCGGTCCGTGAGCTCGGTGTGACCCTGCTGCGCTTCTGGGTGCTGCGCCACGGGGTGATCCCGGCGAGTCGCGGAGGCAAGGTCAAGACCGTGCTGCAGACCCTCGCGCTGGGCCTCGCGATCATGCCGCTGCCGACCTGGGCCGCGCCCGGGGTGGCCACGTTGTTCCTGCTCGCGGTGGTCGTCACGGTGGTGACCGGCCTCGACTACGTCGCCCAGGCGGTCCGCCTGCGACGCGCCGCGCTGCACTGA
- a CDS encoding MiaB/RimO family radical SAM methylthiotransferase, with amino-acid sequence MALVTLGCARNDVDSEELAGRLAAEGWEISADDDGTADVVLVNTCTFVEQAKKDSVDAVLAAGGPDSKVIAVGCMAERYGAELAEALPEATAVLGFDHYGSIGERLDDVMAGRPLASHQPADRRALLPISPVKRPEAVRDGSIPGHDWLPEVPRKRLDDAPVAPLKLASGCDRRCAFCAIPSFRGAFVSRAAQDVVAEAAWLADHGVAEVTLVSENSTSYGKDIDARGAAGGALERLLGELAEVPGLRRVRVSYLQPAEVRPPLLAAIARTERVADYFDLSFQHASGPLLRRMRRFGSRESFLALCAEIRALAPEAGIRSNVIVGFPGETEEDLAELEAFLSEAELDAVGVFGYSDEDGTEAADLPDKIDPAEVAARVERVTSLVEVVSADRAARRIGTEVEVLVERQELSEAAAAAYPDLADVADLDLAELGLDAEPEMTDLPDEPEDEAEAEAEDTEPGDLVWIGRAAHQGPDVDGECLLTGDEELLAGLERGAMVRCLVVASEGVDLVVEALEILTPTVDREPAAAGAR; translated from the coding sequence GTGGCGCTCGTGACCCTGGGGTGCGCGCGCAACGACGTCGACTCCGAGGAACTCGCCGGGCGGCTCGCCGCCGAGGGCTGGGAGATCTCCGCCGACGACGACGGAACGGCGGACGTCGTCCTCGTCAACACCTGCACGTTCGTCGAGCAGGCCAAGAAGGACTCGGTCGACGCCGTGCTGGCCGCCGGCGGGCCGGACAGCAAGGTCATCGCCGTGGGCTGCATGGCCGAGCGCTACGGCGCGGAGCTGGCCGAGGCCCTCCCCGAGGCGACCGCGGTGCTCGGGTTCGACCACTACGGCTCGATCGGCGAGCGCCTCGACGACGTCATGGCGGGCCGCCCGCTCGCCTCGCACCAGCCGGCCGACCGCCGCGCCCTGCTGCCGATCAGCCCGGTGAAGCGCCCCGAGGCGGTCCGTGACGGCAGCATCCCCGGCCACGACTGGCTCCCCGAGGTCCCCCGCAAGCGCCTCGACGACGCCCCGGTGGCCCCGCTCAAGCTGGCCTCCGGCTGCGACCGGCGGTGCGCCTTCTGCGCGATCCCGTCCTTCCGCGGCGCCTTCGTGTCCCGCGCGGCGCAGGACGTCGTCGCCGAGGCCGCCTGGCTCGCCGACCACGGCGTCGCCGAGGTGACGCTGGTCAGCGAGAACTCGACCTCCTACGGCAAGGACATCGACGCGCGGGGCGCCGCCGGGGGAGCGCTCGAGCGGCTGCTCGGCGAGCTCGCCGAGGTCCCCGGCCTGCGCCGGGTCCGCGTGTCCTACCTGCAGCCCGCCGAGGTCCGCCCGCCGCTGCTCGCCGCGATCGCCCGCACCGAGCGGGTGGCCGACTACTTCGACCTCTCCTTCCAGCACGCCTCCGGCCCGCTCCTGCGGCGGATGCGCCGCTTCGGGTCGCGGGAGTCGTTCCTCGCGCTGTGCGCCGAGATCCGCGCCCTGGCCCCGGAGGCCGGCATCCGGTCCAACGTCATCGTCGGGTTCCCCGGCGAGACCGAGGAGGACCTGGCCGAGCTCGAGGCGTTCCTCTCCGAGGCCGAGCTCGACGCCGTGGGCGTGTTCGGCTACTCCGACGAGGACGGCACCGAGGCCGCCGACCTGCCCGACAAGATCGACCCGGCCGAGGTCGCCGCCCGCGTCGAGCGCGTCACCTCGCTGGTCGAGGTGGTCTCCGCCGACCGCGCCGCCCGCCGGATCGGCACCGAGGTGGAGGTCCTGGTCGAGCGTCAGGAGCTCTCCGAGGCCGCGGCCGCCGCGTACCCCGACCTCGCCGACGTCGCGGACCTCGACCTCGCCGAGCTCGGACTCGACGCCGAGCCGGAGATGACCGACCTCCCCGACGAGCCCGAGGACGAGGCCGAGGCCGAGGCCGAGGACACGGAGCCCGGCGACCTCGTCTGGATCGGCCGCGCCGCGCACCAGGGCCCGGACGTCGACGGGGAGTGCCTGCTCACCGGCGACGAGGAGCTCCTCGCGGGCCTGGAGCGCGGGGCGATGGTCCGCTGCCTCGTGGTCGCCTCGGAGGGCGTCGACCTGGTCGTCGAGGCCCTCGAGATCCTGACCCCCACCGTCGACCGAGAGCCCGCCGCGGCGGGCGCCCGGTGA
- a CDS encoding amino-acid N-acetyltransferase, with protein MSSSPSAPVLLRRARTADVRGIKALVDSFADDNILLRKPLVTLYETVQEFRVAVRGREVVGCGALHVLWENLGEVRTIAVHPSTQGGGVGHTLVDELIGEARALGLASLFVLTFEVDFFLAHGFREIDGSPVTQEVYLEMMQSADEGVAEFLDLAYVKPNTLGNTRMLLDL; from the coding sequence GTGTCATCGTCGCCGTCCGCCCCGGTCCTGCTGCGCCGTGCCCGGACCGCCGACGTCCGCGGGATCAAGGCGCTCGTCGACTCCTTCGCCGACGACAACATCCTGCTGCGCAAACCGCTGGTCACCCTGTACGAGACCGTCCAGGAGTTCCGGGTGGCGGTGCGCGGCCGGGAGGTCGTCGGCTGCGGGGCCCTGCACGTGCTGTGGGAGAACCTGGGCGAGGTCCGCACCATCGCCGTGCACCCGTCGACCCAGGGCGGTGGCGTCGGCCACACCCTCGTCGACGAGCTGATCGGTGAGGCCCGTGCCCTCGGTCTGGCCAGCCTGTTCGTGCTGACCTTCGAGGTCGACTTCTTCCTCGCCCACGGGTTCCGCGAGATCGACGGCTCGCCGGTGACCCAGGAGGTCTACCTCGAGATGATGCAGTCGGCGGACGAGGGCGTCGCGGAGTTCCTCGACCTCGCCTACGTCAAGCCGAACACCCTCGGCAACACGCGGATGCTGCTCGACCTGTAG